In Streptomyces liangshanensis, the DNA window GTTGTCCCGCTGGAGCGGGCGCCCCGAGAGGATGAGGTTGTCCTTGGCCGGCACGGTGAGGGGGGCGTCCTGCCAGGTGTGGCCCTGGTCGGTGCTGCGCTTGAGGAAGGTGCCGTTGATCGGGATGCCGTTGTTGTTGATCCCGTCCGGCTCGGTCGCGTCCGCGATCGGGGTGCGCCCGAGGTAGGCGTACAGCGTGCTGCCGGCCTGGTAGAGGATGACGTAGTGCCAGGCGTACTGGTCGGTCTCCTGGGCCAGCGTCCTCGGGCGGCTCCAGGTGTCTCCACCGTCGGTCGTGTACGAGTACCGCATGTAGCCCATGTCCACGCTGCCCGGCCTGAGACCCTCCCGCCAGACCACGACCGCGTTGTCCGCGCTGGTGCTGATGATGTCGGGGGTACGGGTGCCGTCACCCTTGCTCACACGGTTCGTGTAGACGAGCGACTCGCCCGGGACGACCTCGGCGGAGGCGGCGGCGGGGCGTGGCTGGAGCAGGCCGGACAGTACGGCCAGCACCACCACGCTCAGCAGAACGGGCCAAGCCCGTCGGAACGTCACCACAACCACTGCTCGTTGGGATTGTCCGTGCAGGTCCATTGAACGGCCTCCGTACCGGCGGTCGGGCTGCTGCTGGGAATGGCGAGGCAGTAGTCGCTCCGTACGTTCCGTAGTCGGTCCCAGCTGTCGTGGATCCAGACCTGGTCGTCGCCGGAACCGCACGACGCCTGCGCGGCCTTGGCGCCCAGGGCCGTACTGCTGTTCAGGGGCGTGAGGCACTTGCCGCTCGCTTTGTTGATCACCTGGTACCCGCCACTCACCGCCTGGAGCGTCCAGTAGTTGCTGGCGCTGTTGCTGCACGCCCACTGGATCATCACGGCGCCGTCGGCCGTGTCGGAGTTCGGGTCGGCCAGGCACAGGCCGGTGGCCATGTTGTAGAGGCGGGCGGAGACGGCCTCGTGGTCGTACCAGGTCCAGCGCTGGTCGAAGGTGTCCGAGCAGGTCCACTGGACGACCTCGGTGCCGTTGGCGGTACTGGAGTTGGGGACAGCCAGGCATCTGTCACTGTGCAGGTTCCGCAGCCG includes these proteins:
- a CDS encoding RICIN domain-containing protein, producing MKRLKRVLAAAAMTVCVLAWTLVSSAPASAEDDWRNLSNVNSGRCLAVPNSSTTGGAGLVQWTCNDNADQDWTLVKVAGGNGDRYQVRNRFSLMCLAMPNASVANGTQAVQWPCGTGDEQIWIHDSWNRLRNLHSDRCLAVPNSSTANGTEVVQWTCSDTFDQRWTWYDHEAVSARLYNMATGLCLADPNSDTADGAVMIQWACSNSASNYWTLQAVSGGYQVINKASGKCLTPLNSSTALGAKAAQASCGSGDDQVWIHDSWDRLRNVRSDYCLAIPSSSPTAGTEAVQWTCTDNPNEQWLW